A window of the Microbacterium sp. LWH13-1.2 genome harbors these coding sequences:
- a CDS encoding LCP family protein produces the protein MSPNTRRRRTIARHGQLRTPGPLNQLLKFIAIGLAVVLVSGASVAAYVFYDLSSTVTANAVELETKTELPPDIGEYKEGFNLLLTGVDTCEEAYAAYFGERCSGSDAEGTLNDVNLLVHVSQEPRRITVVSFPRDLLLSIPECEDAEGNVHSAMSKQPLNVAYTDGGLNCVAKTITELTGQEIQFAASVTFGGVIEITNAIGGVDVCLATPIKDRYTGLDMTAGTHTVQGLEALQFLRTRHGVGDGSDLGRIGNQQQYMSSLVRKLISSETLGNVPMMLKLANTGLSNVEASTSLADPMKIVQIALAVKSVPFEDIVFLQYPTGTDSANPNKVVANKSAAQEMWDAINANAQLQVTHENTANDGVVVTDPVPAAPTDAAATPDPAATPDNVVALPDSIKGNSAAQQTCSNGNVR, from the coding sequence GTGAGTCCGAACACCCGACGCCGTCGTACCATCGCGCGACACGGTCAGCTGCGCACTCCCGGTCCTCTGAACCAGCTCCTCAAGTTCATCGCGATCGGCCTCGCCGTGGTGCTCGTCAGCGGTGCGAGCGTCGCGGCGTACGTGTTCTACGACCTCTCCAGCACGGTGACCGCGAACGCGGTCGAACTCGAGACGAAGACCGAGCTCCCGCCGGACATCGGCGAGTACAAGGAGGGCTTCAACCTCCTGCTCACCGGCGTCGACACCTGCGAAGAGGCTTATGCGGCCTACTTCGGTGAAAGGTGCAGCGGCTCGGACGCCGAGGGCACCCTCAACGACGTGAACCTGCTCGTGCACGTCTCGCAGGAGCCGCGACGCATCACCGTCGTCAGCTTCCCCCGTGACCTGTTGCTCTCGATCCCCGAGTGCGAGGATGCCGAGGGCAACGTCCACTCCGCGATGAGCAAGCAGCCTCTGAACGTCGCGTACACCGACGGCGGGCTCAACTGCGTCGCGAAGACCATCACCGAGCTCACCGGGCAGGAGATCCAGTTCGCGGCATCCGTGACGTTCGGCGGGGTGATCGAGATCACCAACGCGATCGGCGGCGTGGACGTGTGCCTCGCGACCCCGATCAAGGACCGCTACACCGGACTCGACATGACTGCGGGCACGCACACCGTGCAGGGCCTCGAAGCCCTGCAGTTCCTGCGCACCCGTCACGGCGTGGGCGACGGCAGCGACCTCGGTCGCATCGGCAACCAGCAGCAGTACATGTCGAGCCTCGTGCGCAAGCTGATCAGCAGCGAGACCCTCGGCAACGTGCCGATGATGTTGAAGCTCGCGAACACGGGGCTCAGCAATGTCGAGGCCAGCACCTCGCTCGCCGATCCGATGAAGATCGTGCAGATCGCGCTCGCTGTGAAGTCCGTGCCGTTCGAGGACATCGTGTTCCTGCAGTACCCGACCGGTACCGACTCGGCAAACCCCAACAAGGTCGTGGCGAACAAGTCGGCCGCGCAGGAGATGTGGGACGCGATCAACGCGAACGCGCAGCTGCAGGTCACTCATGAGAACACCGCGAACGACGGCGTCGTCGTGACCGATCCGGTCCCGGCAGCTCCCACGGACGCGGCGGCGACGCCGGATCCTGCGGCGACCCCCGACAACGTGGTGGCTCTGCCCGACTCGATCAAGGGCAACTCGGCCGCCCAGCAGACCTGCTCGAACGGAAACGTCCGCTGA
- a CDS encoding HAD hydrolase family protein, whose protein sequence is MTAPWLVGLDVDGTIILQDETMSPGVPEAVARLRDAGHEVTIATGRSWMATRRYVEMLGLTAEFVVCSNGAVTMRRVGDEWERWHIEVFDPAPVLALLRERLPEARYMVELGSGQRLYTEHMDDWTLDAGRQVGFEELSAEPVSRIVVVSPGHDEEDFHRLVSDAGLNEVSYAIGWTAWLDIAPQGVDKGTALERVRTELGFERGQVLVAGDGRNDIGMFGWALGLDGRAVAMGQAPDEVKDAAGEVTANVEDGGLAAALNTLPAPAQVSAGE, encoded by the coding sequence GTGACGGCGCCCTGGCTGGTCGGCCTCGACGTCGACGGCACGATCATCCTGCAGGACGAGACGATGAGCCCCGGCGTGCCCGAGGCGGTCGCGCGGTTGCGGGATGCCGGTCACGAGGTGACCATCGCGACGGGGCGCAGCTGGATGGCCACACGTCGCTACGTCGAGATGCTCGGTCTGACGGCGGAGTTCGTCGTCTGCTCGAACGGGGCCGTGACGATGAGGCGCGTCGGTGACGAGTGGGAGCGGTGGCACATCGAGGTCTTCGACCCCGCGCCCGTTCTCGCGCTGCTGCGCGAGCGACTGCCGGAGGCGCGGTACATGGTGGAGCTCGGGTCGGGCCAGCGGCTCTACACCGAGCACATGGACGACTGGACGCTCGACGCAGGTCGCCAGGTGGGCTTCGAGGAACTCTCGGCCGAGCCGGTCTCACGCATCGTGGTCGTCTCTCCGGGGCACGACGAAGAGGACTTCCATCGACTCGTCTCGGATGCCGGGCTCAACGAGGTCTCGTACGCGATCGGCTGGACGGCCTGGCTCGACATCGCCCCGCAGGGCGTCGACAAGGGCACGGCACTGGAGCGTGTGCGCACCGAGCTCGGCTTCGAGCGCGGTCAGGTGCTCGTCGCCGGCGACGGCCGCAACGACATCGGGATGTTCGGCTGGGCGCTCGGGCTCGACGGGCGTGCGGTGGCGATGGGGCAGGCTCCCGACGAGGTCAAGGATGCCGCCGGCGAAGTGACCGCGAATGTGGAGGACGGCGGTCTCGCGGCGGCGCTGAACACGCTTCCAGCACCCGCCCAGGTCAGCGCGGGAGAATAG
- a CDS encoding TetR/AcrR family transcriptional regulator: MTRRGSYAKGVARRGEILESALDVIGRKGYQNASLKQIAEVVGVTPAALLHYFGSKEELFTEVLRTRDEHDLLAPQPSDPAQAKVAFVDVIRRNTEVPGVVELFSRLSVDAVDPEHPAHRYFLDRSERLRESIAVAFEHDAGRRATLDPDTMARVIQAVSDGLQLQWMIDPSVDMPGIIEALMDVLYPPAAESTPPAAEPAPGA; the protein is encoded by the coding sequence ATGACACGACGAGGTTCATACGCGAAGGGCGTCGCACGACGCGGAGAGATCCTCGAGAGCGCGCTCGATGTGATCGGACGAAAGGGCTACCAGAACGCCTCGCTGAAGCAGATCGCCGAGGTCGTCGGAGTCACCCCGGCAGCCCTCCTGCACTACTTCGGGAGCAAGGAGGAACTGTTCACCGAGGTTCTCCGCACCCGCGACGAGCACGACCTGCTGGCCCCCCAGCCATCGGATCCCGCCCAGGCGAAAGTCGCCTTCGTCGACGTGATCCGCCGCAATACGGAGGTCCCCGGCGTGGTCGAGCTGTTCTCGCGCCTCTCCGTCGATGCCGTCGACCCTGAGCATCCCGCCCACCGGTACTTCCTCGACCGCAGCGAAAGACTGCGGGAGAGCATCGCGGTCGCCTTCGAGCACGATGCCGGTCGCCGCGCGACGCTCGACCCCGACACCATGGCCAGAGTGATCCAGGCCGTCTCCGACGGACTCCAGCTGCAGTGGATGATCGACCCGAGCGTCGACATGCCCGGAATCATCGAGGCGCTGATGGACGTGCTCTACCCGCCGGCCGCGGAGTCGACGCCGCCGGCGGCGGAGCCGGCACCCGGGGCCTGA
- a CDS encoding diacylglycerol kinase family protein: protein MMMSAPARRQAALVYNPIKVDEKHLRARVRALSREAGWEHPAFYPTSIEDPGQQATAQALARDVDVVLVAGGDGTVRAVSEAIANSGVPLAILPSGTGNLLARNVGLPLGNPDEMIRAALGDFRHAIDIGWARLTRENGEHEEHAYVVLAGVGLDADMIANTRSDLKKSVGWIAYVDGAARSLVTAEPFRAVFQIDDGRLHSTKVHSILFANCGLLPAGIALIPDASITDAILDVAVIQPTGMLGWLGVWRKIWWDNSVLRRSRAGRRVLERRGRDASVHYFRGHVAEAAASSPTPIELDGDEFGTAVRITCRVDPGALLLALPADHPVAGL from the coding sequence ATGATGATGAGCGCCCCCGCCCGGCGACAGGCGGCGCTCGTGTACAACCCGATCAAGGTCGACGAGAAGCACCTGCGTGCCAGGGTCCGCGCACTCTCGCGCGAGGCCGGCTGGGAGCATCCGGCGTTCTACCCGACCTCGATCGAGGACCCGGGCCAGCAGGCGACCGCTCAGGCGCTCGCCCGCGATGTCGACGTCGTCCTCGTCGCGGGCGGCGATGGCACCGTGCGCGCGGTCTCCGAGGCGATCGCGAACAGCGGGGTTCCCCTCGCGATCCTCCCGAGCGGCACGGGCAATCTGCTGGCGCGCAACGTCGGGCTTCCGCTGGGCAACCCCGATGAGATGATCCGCGCAGCTCTCGGCGACTTCCGCCATGCGATCGACATCGGCTGGGCGCGGCTCACCCGTGAGAACGGCGAGCACGAGGAGCACGCCTACGTCGTCCTCGCCGGAGTCGGGCTGGATGCCGACATGATCGCGAACACGCGATCGGACCTCAAGAAGTCAGTCGGGTGGATCGCCTACGTCGATGGCGCCGCGAGATCTCTGGTGACGGCCGAGCCGTTCCGCGCGGTGTTCCAGATCGACGACGGACGTCTGCATTCGACGAAGGTGCACAGCATCCTCTTCGCGAACTGCGGTCTGCTCCCCGCGGGCATCGCGCTGATCCCGGATGCCTCCATCACCGACGCCATCCTCGATGTCGCGGTGATCCAGCCGACAGGGATGCTGGGGTGGCTCGGCGTGTGGCGCAAGATCTGGTGGGACAACTCGGTGCTCCGCCGCTCGCGTGCAGGTCGCCGCGTGCTGGAACGCCGGGGCCGGGATGCATCGGTGCATTATTTCCGCGGACACGTCGCGGAGGCGGCTGCGAGCTCACCCACCCCGATCGAGCTCGACGGCGACGAGTTCGGCACCGCCGTGCGCATCACCTGCCGGGTGGATCCGGGAGCCCTGCTGCTGGCTCTCCCCGCGGATCACCCGGTCGCGGGGCTCTGA
- the serS gene encoding serine--tRNA ligase encodes MIDLALLRDNPEIVRRSQAARGNDQGTVDIALEADRSRRAALAAFEELRAEQNAFGKQVAKAPKEEKAALVAQVKDLSERVKQAQQTANEASDAASAALARIENVVVDGVPAGGEADFVELRRVGEVPAFDFEPRDHLELGEILGAIDMERGAKVSGARFYFLRGIGARLEIALMNLALDKALQNGFVPLITPTLVRPEIMQGTGFLGEHADEVYHLDKDDDLYLVGTSEVALAGYHKDEILDLGKGALRYAGWSTCYRREAGSHGKDTRGIIRVHQFNKLEMFVYTTPEDAEAEHLRLVALQEEMLTSLGLAYRVIDVAAGDLGSSAARKYDIEAWVPTQGAFRELTSTSNCTTYQARRLDIRHRPEAQDGQTAKTQPVATLNGTLATTRWIVALLETHQQADGSVRVPEVLRPYLGGLEVLEPEA; translated from the coding sequence ATGATCGACCTCGCACTCCTCCGCGACAACCCGGAGATCGTCCGCCGCTCTCAGGCCGCCCGTGGCAACGACCAGGGCACCGTCGACATCGCACTCGAGGCCGATCGATCGCGTCGCGCAGCCCTCGCCGCTTTCGAAGAGCTGCGCGCCGAGCAGAACGCCTTCGGCAAGCAGGTCGCGAAGGCTCCGAAGGAGGAGAAGGCCGCGCTCGTCGCGCAGGTCAAGGATCTCTCCGAGCGGGTCAAGCAGGCCCAGCAGACCGCGAATGAGGCGTCCGATGCCGCATCCGCCGCTCTCGCCCGCATCGAGAACGTCGTCGTCGACGGCGTGCCCGCGGGAGGAGAGGCCGACTTCGTCGAGCTTCGCCGCGTGGGCGAGGTCCCCGCGTTCGACTTCGAGCCCCGCGACCACCTGGAGCTCGGCGAGATCCTCGGCGCGATCGACATGGAGCGCGGCGCCAAGGTCTCGGGGGCGCGCTTCTACTTCCTCCGTGGCATCGGCGCCCGTCTCGAGATCGCGCTCATGAACCTCGCGCTCGACAAGGCGCTGCAGAACGGCTTCGTGCCGCTGATCACCCCCACGCTGGTGCGCCCCGAGATCATGCAAGGCACGGGGTTCCTCGGCGAGCACGCCGACGAGGTGTACCACCTCGACAAGGACGACGACCTGTACCTGGTCGGCACCAGCGAGGTCGCCCTCGCCGGGTACCACAAGGACGAGATCCTCGACCTCGGCAAGGGCGCGCTGCGCTACGCCGGCTGGTCGACCTGCTACCGGCGCGAGGCGGGCTCGCACGGCAAGGACACCCGCGGCATCATCCGCGTGCACCAGTTCAACAAGCTCGAGATGTTCGTGTACACGACCCCCGAGGACGCCGAGGCCGAGCACCTGCGCCTCGTCGCGCTGCAGGAGGAGATGCTGACCTCGCTCGGCCTCGCCTACCGGGTGATCGACGTCGCCGCGGGGGACCTCGGTTCGAGCGCCGCGCGCAAGTACGACATCGAGGCCTGGGTTCCGACGCAGGGCGCCTTCCGCGAGCTGACGTCGACCTCGAACTGCACCACGTACCAGGCACGACGTCTCGACATCCGTCACCGCCCGGAGGCCCAGGACGGCCAGACGGCGAAGACGCAGCCCGTCGCCACGCTCAACGGCACCCTCGCGACGACCCGGTGGATCGTCGCTCTGCTCGAGACCCACCAGCAGGCGGACGGCTCGGTTCGTGTGCCCGAGGTGCTGCGCCCCTACCTGGGCGGCCTCGAAGTGCTGGAGCCTGAGGCGTGA